The Pseudomonadota bacterium genome contains the following window.
TGCAGGCAGCACCCTTGAGGTCGCAAGATTTCTGCGCTTTCGCCAAATTGCGGGGGTGCTTAGCCAAGAAGCCGCTAACCGCGCCTATAGTCAGTGTGCGGATATAACGTCGGTATCGGCCGCAGGTACCTCATTAACGGTAAACACAACTACAACTACCACCAATATCTCCGCCTGCTTAACTACCGTAAAAACAGGGATCGACGCCGCGGCCGATGCTGCGGGCCTTGCGGGTAGCGCACTAACCATCTCCGTATACCGACATAATTTAGGAACGGTAGCACCGACTAATCCGATGGGTTGTGCCAGCTCTACGGCCGCAGTTACTCGGATATTAAGTGCTGTTCCAGCTTCTAATTTTAAGCCTACTACGGGCGGTAATACTACGGGCGGTGAAATAACAACCACCAGTAATGCACTGGTCGTTTCCAAACTTGATGTCTGCAAAAGGGGAAGAATAGTAATAGCGGAGCTAGTTTTTCCCTATACCACTATTATTAACTATCGGGTATTTGGTTTAGGGTTTAATACTGATCTGAGCAGTTCTGAATTAAAAAGTACTAACCTCCGTGAAACAACGATACTCTAAATCATCAGGCTACGTTCTGGTCTTCTTCACCCTGATACTGGGGGTCCTGGTCTCTATCGCAGGGGTCGCTGTAGATATCGGTAACCTTTACATCATCCGCAACCGTCTTGAACGCGCAGCAAAAGCTGGCGCTCTGGCT
Protein-coding sequences here:
- a CDS encoding pilus assembly protein translates to MMRRNRGEHGSGLIEFIFVAPIILLLAGSTLEVARFLRFRQIAGVLSQEAANRAYSQCADITSVSAAGTSLTVNTTTTTTNISACLTTVKTGIDAAADAAGLAGSALTISVYRHNLGTVAPTNPMGCASSTAAVTRILSAVPASNFKPTTGGNTTGGEITTTSNALVVSKLDVCKRGRIVIAELVFPYTTIINYRVFGLGFNTDLSSSELKSTNLRETTIL